One Deinococcus grandis DNA window includes the following coding sequences:
- a CDS encoding heme-dependent oxidative N-demethylase subunit alpha family protein: MAPPTLYRPFLNGTYAVSAGLYRMGQQPIPWLDDPRPEGHTFTLDDAYPAFIAGKVAAHARAPHEYMGEAALTPDLREAVLTHVAATLARDSGGAITWDGARLRNDLLGWQATLDPRWNAVHALRHFPAPHAALIAGVQPLHALDFLGLNAQEDLALIARDPHTGADWLTATHVLLPQHWDPRDKLGRDFRAVHGPVAGSAPMNATAPRLVEAAVTRGPFIRFAWGLSMTGRLDHHPAAPPDEDRAAHTRFDPDRAVLRVERQTLTGFPGAHGALFTIRPLIHPLREAVQTPAHARALAAAIDSMTPEQITYKGLTHLQGDLLGWLRQRSLH, from the coding sequence GTGGCCCCACCCACCCTCTACCGCCCGTTCCTGAACGGGACGTACGCCGTCTCCGCCGGCCTGTACCGGATGGGCCAGCAGCCCATTCCCTGGCTGGACGACCCCCGCCCGGAGGGGCACACCTTCACGCTGGACGACGCGTACCCCGCGTTCATCGCGGGCAAGGTCGCCGCGCATGCGCGCGCCCCGCACGAGTACATGGGCGAGGCGGCCCTGACCCCCGACCTGCGCGAGGCGGTCCTGACGCACGTCGCCGCGACCCTCGCCCGCGATAGTGGCGGGGCGATCACCTGGGACGGCGCGCGACTGCGCAACGACCTGCTGGGCTGGCAGGCCACCCTCGACCCCCGCTGGAACGCCGTGCACGCCCTCCGGCACTTCCCGGCCCCACACGCCGCGCTGATCGCCGGGGTGCAGCCCCTCCACGCCCTGGACTTCCTGGGGCTGAACGCGCAGGAGGACCTCGCGTTGATCGCCCGCGACCCCCACACCGGCGCGGACTGGCTGACAGCCACGCACGTCCTGCTGCCGCAACACTGGGACCCGCGCGACAAGCTGGGCCGCGACTTCCGCGCCGTGCACGGGCCCGTCGCGGGCAGCGCGCCCATGAACGCCACGGCGCCGCGCCTCGTGGAGGCCGCCGTCACGCGCGGGCCGTTCATCCGCTTCGCGTGGGGCCTCAGCATGACAGGGCGCTTGGACCACCACCCCGCCGCGCCACCCGACGAGGACCGCGCCGCGCACACCCGCTTCGACCCGGACCGCGCCGTCCTGCGCGTGGAACGCCAGACCCTCACCGGTTTCCCCGGCGCGCACGGCGCCCTGTTCACCATCCGCCCGCTCATCCACCCCCTGCGGGAGGCCGTGCAGACACCCGCTCACGCCCGGGCGCTCGCCGCCGCCATCGACTCCATGACGCCCGAGCAGATCACGTACAAGGGATTAACCCACCTGCAAGGAGACCTGTTGGGGTGGCTCAGGCAGCGCAGCCTACACTGA
- a CDS encoding ribonuclease domain-containing protein — MKPARPALLLLIPLLLCACAAPGDDATVIRSDRTQVTTRTTVTTGSGAATQRQTTTTRQKTTGRTIPISDLPREGQQVMRQIAQGGPFRYAKDGTTFGNRERRLPTRSSGYYREYTVPTPGETDRGARRIVCGGQPDTRTDDCHYTPDHYRTFRSIR; from the coding sequence GTGAAGCCCGCCCGCCCCGCCCTGCTCCTGCTCATCCCCCTGCTCCTGTGTGCCTGCGCTGCCCCGGGCGACGACGCCACCGTGATCCGGAGCGACCGCACCCAGGTCACCACCCGCACCACCGTCACCACGGGTAGCGGCGCGGCCACCCAGCGCCAGACCACCACGACCCGGCAGAAGACCACAGGCCGCACCATCCCCATCAGCGACCTGCCCCGCGAAGGCCAACAGGTCATGCGGCAGATCGCCCAGGGCGGCCCCTTCCGCTACGCCAAGGACGGCACCACCTTCGGCAACCGCGAACGCCGCCTCCCCACACGCTCCAGCGGCTACTACCGCGAATACACCGTCCCCACCCCCGGCGAGACCGACCGCGGCGCGAGGCGAATCGTCTGCGGCGGCCAGCCCGACACCCGCACCGACGACTGCCACTACACCCCCGATCACTACCGCACCTTCCGGAGCATCCGATGA
- a CDS encoding undecaprenyl-diphosphate phosphatase, with translation MDWFYAIVYGIVEGITEFLPISSTGHLILTGNLMGVPWSKEVKDTFEVVIQGGAILAVLAYYWKDFLQIRHIGRDKTQQNLWLGVVVACIPAVILGVLFGDTIKAYLFRPSVVAWALIVGGILMWLIESRRVTPNVDAIEKIGVRRSLMIGTLQCLALLWPGFSRSASSILGGMVLGLDRPTATKFSFYLGVPTLGGAALRDFIKNRDILAEIGVLNVLLGAAVSFVVAYLSIGWLLRFVSTNNFKPFAIYRVVVGVLILVLIAAGVLNNGNLA, from the coding sequence ATGGACTGGTTCTACGCCATCGTTTACGGGATCGTCGAGGGGATCACCGAGTTCCTGCCGATCAGCTCCACCGGGCACCTGATCCTCACCGGCAACCTGATGGGCGTGCCCTGGTCGAAGGAAGTCAAGGACACCTTCGAGGTCGTCATCCAGGGCGGCGCGATCCTGGCCGTGCTCGCCTACTACTGGAAGGACTTCCTGCAGATCCGCCACATCGGCCGCGATAAGACCCAGCAGAACCTGTGGCTGGGCGTGGTCGTGGCCTGCATTCCCGCCGTAATCCTGGGGGTGCTGTTCGGGGACACCATCAAGGCGTACCTGTTCCGGCCCAGCGTGGTCGCCTGGGCGCTGATCGTGGGCGGCATCCTGATGTGGCTGATCGAGAGCCGCCGAGTCACGCCCAACGTGGACGCCATCGAGAAGATCGGCGTGCGCCGCTCGCTGATGATCGGCACGCTGCAGTGCCTCGCGCTCCTGTGGCCCGGGTTCTCCCGCTCCGCGAGTTCCATCCTGGGCGGCATGGTGCTGGGCCTCGACCGGCCCACCGCCACGAAATTCAGCTTCTACCTGGGCGTACCCACCCTGGGCGGCGCCGCGCTGCGGGACTTCATCAAGAACCGCGACATCCTCGCCGAGATCGGCGTGCTGAACGTGCTGCTGGGCGCCGCCGTGAGCTTCGTCGTGGCGTACCTGTCCATCGGGTGGCTGCTGCGCTTCGTGTCCACCAACAACTTCAAACCCTTCGCGATCTACCGCGTCGTGGTCGGCGTGCTCATCCTCGTGCTGATCGCGGCGGGCGTACTGAACAACGGCAACCTCGCCTGA
- a CDS encoding barstar family protein, producing the protein MIQIFNEPPQGLQTAPHEPRIIAAGYQIAVREIDFGTVHDKDTLMLAFLKGLALRDTFGRNWDALYDILTDPEQLSPRYALILCDYTHFKKRHPHLARELEQVLLDAQTNAAQQERHLWLLIEEPDHDPNGW; encoded by the coding sequence ATGATCCAGATCTTCAACGAACCCCCGCAGGGCCTCCAGACCGCCCCACACGAACCCCGCATCATCGCCGCCGGCTACCAGATCGCCGTCCGCGAAATCGACTTCGGCACCGTCCACGACAAGGACACCCTCATGCTCGCCTTCCTCAAGGGCCTCGCCCTGCGCGACACCTTCGGCCGCAACTGGGACGCCCTCTACGACATCCTCACCGACCCCGAACAACTCAGCCCCCGCTACGCCCTCATCCTCTGCGACTACACCCACTTCAAAAAACGCCACCCCCACCTCGCCCGTGAACTCGAACAGGTCCTCCTCGACGCCCAGACCAACGCCGCCCAACAGGAACGCCACCTCTGGCTACTCATCGAAGAACCCGACCACGACCCCAACGGGTGGTGA
- a CDS encoding beta strand repeat-containing protein, which yields MKSTTRNPLLLILTGTLVACGGNSNPTPANTPPTVSVKSDGRAITTSTYLRSGGTVQVAVSDPDVGGSITKVTYTIDGGAATTLTPAASITLPIGNLTGGQHELALSATDNQNATTSIKVPFLIDAAAPIITQLNLNGQAAEAATTYTIGDAVLLDVTARDTRGDTAGTTGPITAIRVYENGTLVKSGSGATLNVDLSKATSGQARAAGTSVITVEAEDSVGFVTTRTLTLTFNAATDNGGVVAPTFTWLSPASDFVKGGGTVVLRATATRNGQDLSSQIVYTATCGSITGDTWTLGTNCADGSKQSVTATVTDGGRSFSSPAKIVTVDASDPTVQITSPQQGQTFTQNPIKISVTGTDAVSGLDRILVEASKDGVTYTQIGVVTAASGDVVWAPMNGTYTIRATATDKTGRTNSTTVSGVRVNLTSSDTTPPSVTLAPIPATPQRATITVTATASDSDSGVAKVDLYDGGTLITSNATGINGKYTFSVDTTKLSDGAHTLRAVAFDNAGQSAETTANLTVDNAAPVVNWISPADGAVTRGTVTLNATSNEGTVTYTVDGSTITGNTVTFQTDGTHTITATAQDAAGNRTTSTIKVTSDATAPTAQITSPTSGSTLTSNPITISAAGNDSGSGVSSLEVFANGTSIGTISGASGTVTWTPTSGTYALTVIATDRAGNKGVASAPVNVTVKLATADTTAPAFVGTATVQPAPTATFSRGVITLDGFVKDPESGISQVALFNGGVRLNATPSLSLQPDGSTRYALTLDSKTLADGTYTLTIQATNGVGLVSNQDVSVKIDNTAPTLNWNAPTTVGSAGTITLNATTETGATITYAASCGTVTGTTWTYSDCQDGTAATLTATATDAAGNTTSQTRTITVDRTAPTVQITSPTQGQKVTQNPITIAVSGTDNIAVERIDVLSGTTRIGTVTGAQGSVTWAAPNGNQTLTARAYDRAGNVTETQISFTVALTTSDTTAPTGAVTTPAGDLRGQTTVSVTASDTDSGVATVSLYVDGLLSSTQTTGIAGTYTFPVDTTKLSEGKHAITAVITDNAGNTFTTPEVTVRVNNAAPTVTISNPQNGALLGEKSDLTVKVTGTDTTPDDSLRYEYSVDGGAFDKFDPAQTQNPLKLPMPTDGTHTLTVRATDKAGNTGTTTSTYTYDGTAPTVQITSPTQGQMFTSTPVTINVIGQDSGTGVASIKMYANDGSTDELIGTLGGNGSVTWYPRKTDGTPYTIRAVATDRAGNPSTDTTVTEVKVKTASTITDTGGPTFTLPNADPKGGLHTANGRTYVRGPLVVNATAKTDATMTQADLQADGQTLQTTTTAPANPTFNFDFDTLNEGLRDIAVRFTDSLGTVAATKTTVYVDKTAPVITWNIPSLTNSKTVALNATAIDAASSANVPTIPITYRENGKDVADPITGDGQHTVTATAVDNVGNVGTRNITFTIDATAPEVIPALPDSPTNPQEFTTAPVTLTATATDALSGVTSIEVLVAPQGQPLTTLGRQSGSNYSAVYTPAQAGLYDVKYIARDAAGNSVTTSRLFRYSVSTPPVEKAPAPVLEVVGSGPYSGNMSVNVSGNFDTASQVDRMILQVTDSKGVIDNSTYVTTQARATFSVDTTRFANGPLTLQVIAYTKSGLPGKSAETTVQVQNLTSPDFKVSSPSDGAVVTTPSVPVQITLTKRSADYTITQPIQVDLLDYRGVRVAGATLNPSDPATCSGNTESLTCNTSFDVAALPADTYLIRARTTVQVDPAGANITRPLETSSRFTHNTTSVLPPASTIRFPAITDLQKPGQLDSSSGLLVSVSDNTGVAVVEARVVGPFDATRPLTLNGTTQCDASVLVPGRSPVDVLMLNYGYNPAIVSGDVVLNNLDIDGSAYVPDNNVNERYDLRVTVQDTEGNRNIQCIPVTINRAAIRAARPAYATATVTTPTPPSTVTGELNYTTGTWSLSGMTNRSRAAAVLYMNGVQKSVSFTNDVTGSVSSTVSFGEPGTYQVVWLVEDMTTGVVTSVAGSTVSVVRNP from the coding sequence ATGAAATCCACCACCCGTAACCCCCTCCTGCTGATCCTGACCGGCACGCTGGTCGCCTGCGGCGGCAACTCCAATCCCACCCCGGCCAACACGCCACCCACCGTCAGCGTGAAGTCCGACGGGCGCGCCATCACCACCAGCACCTACCTGCGCAGCGGCGGCACGGTTCAGGTCGCCGTATCCGACCCGGACGTGGGCGGCAGCATCACCAAAGTCACGTACACCATCGATGGGGGCGCCGCCACCACCCTGACCCCAGCGGCCAGCATCACCCTGCCTATCGGGAACCTGACTGGCGGACAGCACGAACTCGCCCTGAGCGCCACCGACAATCAGAACGCCACGACCAGCATCAAGGTGCCCTTCCTGATTGACGCGGCAGCGCCCATCATCACCCAGCTGAACCTGAACGGTCAGGCAGCGGAAGCAGCCACCACCTACACCATCGGCGACGCCGTCCTGCTGGACGTCACCGCCCGCGACACCCGCGGCGACACGGCCGGCACCACCGGGCCCATCACTGCGATCCGCGTCTACGAGAACGGCACCCTCGTGAAATCCGGCAGTGGCGCCACACTCAACGTGGACCTGAGCAAGGCCACCAGCGGCCAGGCACGCGCCGCAGGCACCAGCGTCATCACGGTCGAGGCGGAAGACAGCGTCGGCTTCGTCACCACCCGCACCCTGACCCTGACGTTCAACGCCGCCACCGACAACGGCGGCGTCGTGGCCCCCACCTTCACGTGGCTGAGCCCCGCCAGCGACTTCGTCAAGGGCGGCGGCACCGTCGTCCTGCGCGCCACCGCCACCCGCAACGGCCAGGACCTGAGCAGCCAGATCGTCTACACCGCCACCTGCGGCAGCATTACCGGCGACACGTGGACCCTGGGCACCAACTGCGCCGACGGCAGCAAGCAGAGCGTGACCGCCACCGTCACCGACGGCGGCCGCAGCTTCAGCAGTCCCGCCAAGATCGTCACGGTGGACGCCAGCGACCCCACCGTTCAGATCACCAGCCCCCAGCAGGGCCAGACCTTCACGCAGAACCCCATCAAGATCAGCGTGACCGGCACCGACGCCGTCAGCGGCCTGGACCGGATCCTGGTCGAGGCCAGCAAGGACGGCGTCACCTACACCCAGATCGGCGTTGTGACCGCCGCAAGCGGCGATGTCGTCTGGGCGCCCATGAACGGCACGTACACCATCCGGGCCACGGCAACCGACAAGACCGGCCGCACCAACAGCACCACCGTCAGCGGCGTCCGCGTCAACCTGACCAGCAGCGACACCACCCCCCCCAGCGTCACCCTGGCGCCCATCCCCGCCACGCCGCAGCGCGCCACCATCACCGTCACCGCCACTGCCAGCGACAGCGACAGCGGCGTTGCCAAGGTCGACCTGTACGACGGCGGCACCCTCATCACCTCCAATGCCACCGGCATCAACGGCAAGTACACGTTCAGTGTCGACACCACCAAACTCAGCGACGGCGCACACACCCTGCGGGCGGTCGCCTTCGACAACGCCGGTCAGAGTGCAGAAACCACCGCCAACCTGACCGTCGACAACGCCGCGCCGGTCGTCAACTGGATCAGCCCCGCCGACGGCGCCGTCACCCGCGGCACCGTCACCCTGAACGCCACGAGCAACGAGGGGACCGTCACCTACACCGTGGACGGCAGCACCATCACCGGCAACACCGTCACCTTCCAGACGGACGGCACGCACACCATCACCGCGACCGCTCAGGACGCTGCTGGCAACCGCACCACCAGCACCATCAAGGTCACCAGTGACGCCACCGCGCCCACCGCACAGATCACCAGCCCTACCAGCGGCAGCACCCTGACGAGCAACCCCATCACGATCAGCGCAGCAGGCAACGACAGCGGCAGCGGCGTGAGCAGCCTGGAAGTCTTCGCGAACGGCACCAGCATCGGCACGATCAGCGGCGCCAGCGGAACGGTCACCTGGACGCCCACCAGCGGCACCTACGCCCTGACCGTGATCGCCACCGACAGGGCCGGGAACAAGGGCGTCGCCAGCGCCCCCGTGAACGTCACGGTCAAACTCGCCACCGCGGACACCACCGCCCCGGCCTTCGTGGGCACCGCCACCGTGCAGCCCGCCCCCACCGCCACCTTCTCGCGCGGCGTGATCACCCTCGACGGCTTCGTGAAAGACCCGGAAAGCGGCATCAGCCAAGTGGCGCTGTTCAACGGTGGCGTCCGCCTGAACGCGACGCCCAGCCTGAGCCTCCAGCCGGACGGCAGCACCCGCTACGCTCTCACGCTGGACAGCAAGACGCTCGCGGACGGCACCTACACCCTGACCATCCAGGCCACCAACGGCGTCGGTCTCGTCAGCAACCAGGACGTCAGCGTCAAGATCGACAACACGGCGCCCACGCTGAACTGGAACGCCCCCACCACCGTCGGCAGCGCCGGGACCATCACCCTGAACGCCACCACGGAAACCGGCGCGACCATCACCTACGCTGCCAGCTGCGGCACCGTCACCGGTACCACCTGGACGTACAGCGACTGCCAGGACGGCACCGCGGCCACCCTGACCGCCACCGCCACCGACGCCGCCGGGAACACCACCAGCCAGACCCGCACCATCACCGTCGACCGCACCGCCCCGACCGTGCAGATCACCAGCCCCACCCAGGGCCAGAAAGTCACGCAGAACCCCATTACCATCGCCGTGAGCGGCACCGACAACATCGCGGTCGAACGCATCGACGTCCTCAGCGGCACCACCCGCATCGGCACCGTCACCGGCGCGCAGGGCAGCGTCACCTGGGCCGCACCCAACGGCAACCAGACCCTCACCGCCCGCGCCTACGACCGCGCCGGAAACGTCACCGAAACCCAGATCAGCTTCACGGTCGCCCTGACCACCAGCGACACCACCGCGCCCACGGGCGCAGTGACGACCCCTGCCGGCGACCTCCGCGGGCAGACCACCGTCAGCGTCACCGCCAGCGACACGGACAGCGGCGTCGCCACGGTCAGCCTGTACGTCGACGGCCTGCTCAGCAGCACCCAGACCACGGGCATCGCCGGAACGTACACCTTCCCGGTCGACACCACCAAGCTCAGCGAAGGGAAGCACGCCATCACGGCAGTCATCACCGATAACGCCGGGAACACCTTCACCACCCCCGAAGTGACCGTGCGTGTCAACAACGCTGCGCCGACCGTCACCATCAGCAACCCGCAGAACGGCGCGCTGCTCGGGGAGAAGAGCGACCTGACCGTCAAGGTCACCGGCACCGACACCACCCCCGACGACAGCCTCAGATACGAGTACAGCGTCGACGGTGGCGCCTTCGACAAGTTCGATCCTGCTCAAACTCAAAACCCCTTAAAACTTCCCATGCCCACCGACGGCACGCACACCCTGACCGTGCGCGCCACCGACAAGGCCGGAAACACCGGCACGACCACCTCCACCTACACGTACGACGGCACCGCCCCGACCGTGCAGATCACCAGCCCCACCCAGGGCCAGATGTTCACCAGCACCCCCGTGACCATCAACGTAATCGGTCAGGACAGCGGTACCGGCGTCGCCAGCATCAAGATGTACGCGAATGACGGCAGCACCGACGAACTCATCGGTACGCTCGGCGGGAACGGCAGCGTCACCTGGTACCCCCGCAAAACGGACGGCACCCCCTACACCATCAGAGCGGTAGCAACCGACCGGGCCGGGAATCCCAGCACCGACACGACCGTCACCGAAGTCAAAGTCAAGACGGCCAGTACCATCACCGACACGGGCGGACCCACGTTCACGCTCCCGAACGCCGATCCCAAGGGCGGTCTGCACACCGCCAACGGCCGCACGTACGTCCGCGGGCCCCTGGTCGTCAACGCCACCGCCAAAACGGACGCCACCATGACCCAGGCCGACCTTCAGGCCGACGGTCAGACCCTGCAGACAACCACGACCGCCCCCGCCAACCCCACCTTCAACTTCGACTTCGACACCCTGAACGAGGGTCTGCGTGACATCGCCGTCCGCTTCACCGATTCCCTGGGCACGGTCGCCGCCACGAAAACAACCGTGTACGTCGACAAGACCGCACCGGTCATCACCTGGAACATCCCCAGCCTGACGAACTCCAAGACCGTTGCGCTGAACGCCACGGCAATTGACGCCGCCTCAAGCGCCAACGTACCTACCATTCCAATCACGTACAGAGAGAACGGCAAAGACGTTGCAGACCCGATCACTGGCGATGGTCAGCACACCGTCACCGCCACCGCCGTGGACAACGTCGGCAATGTCGGCACCCGCAACATCACGTTCACGATCGACGCCACGGCGCCTGAGGTCATCCCGGCCCTCCCAGACAGCCCCACGAATCCTCAGGAATTCACGACGGCGCCCGTCACGTTGACGGCCACAGCCACGGACGCCCTCAGCGGCGTGACCAGCATCGAGGTGCTCGTCGCCCCGCAGGGTCAGCCTCTGACCACCCTGGGACGCCAGAGCGGAAGCAACTACAGCGCGGTCTACACGCCTGCGCAGGCGGGTCTGTACGACGTGAAGTACATCGCGCGTGACGCCGCGGGGAACTCGGTGACGACCAGTCGTCTGTTCAGGTACTCCGTGTCCACACCACCGGTCGAGAAGGCCCCTGCTCCCGTGCTGGAAGTCGTGGGGAGCGGACCATACTCCGGGAATATGAGCGTGAACGTTTCCGGGAACTTCGACACGGCCAGCCAGGTCGACCGCATGATCCTGCAGGTCACGGATTCCAAGGGCGTGATCGACAACAGCACGTATGTCACCACGCAGGCGCGAGCCACCTTCAGCGTCGACACCACCCGTTTCGCCAATGGGCCACTGACCCTTCAGGTGATTGCCTACACGAAGTCCGGTCTGCCAGGCAAGAGTGCCGAGACCACCGTGCAGGTGCAGAACCTGACCAGCCCTGACTTCAAGGTGTCGTCCCCCAGCGACGGGGCGGTCGTCACCACGCCCAGCGTGCCGGTGCAAATCACTCTGACCAAACGCAGCGCGGATTACACGATCACGCAGCCCATTCAGGTGGACCTGCTGGACTACCGTGGTGTGCGTGTTGCCGGCGCCACCCTGAACCCCAGCGATCCGGCCACCTGCTCGGGTAACACGGAGTCGCTGACCTGCAACACCTCCTTCGACGTGGCGGCACTCCCAGCCGATACCTACCTGATCCGCGCGCGCACCACCGTGCAGGTCGACCCTGCTGGCGCGAACATCACGCGCCCGCTGGAGACCAGCAGTCGCTTCACTCACAACACCACCAGCGTGCTGCCACCCGCCTCCACCATCCGCTTCCCCGCCATCACAGATCTGCAGAAACCTGGACAGCTCGACAGCTCCTCTGGGCTGCTGGTCAGCGTGAGCGACAACACAGGTGTCGCCGTCGTCGAGGCGCGGGTGGTGGGACCGTTCGATGCCACGAGACCCCTCACCCTCAACGGCACGACGCAGTGCGACGCCAGCGTGCTCGTACCTGGCCGCTCGCCCGTCGACGTTCTCATGCTGAACTACGGGTACAATCCCGCAATCGTGAGTGGTGACGTCGTGCTCAACAACCTTGACATTGACGGTTCTGCTTACGTGCCCGACAACAACGTCAATGAGCGGTACGACCTCCGCGTGACCGTTCAGGACACGGAAGGCAACCGAAACATTCAGTGTATTCCCGTCACGATCAACCGCGCAGCGATCCGTGCGGCCCGCCCTGCCTATGCCACCGCGACGGTCACCACACCGACTCCCCCCAGCACCGTGACTGGTGAACTGAACTACACCACTGGAACCTGGTCTCTGTCGGGGATGACCAACCGGAGTCGCGCCGCTGCTGTGCTGTACATGAATGGTGTTCAGAAGAGTGTCAGCTTTACCAACGACGTGACCGGCAGTGTTTCTTCCACGGTTTCCTTCGGCGAACCCGGTACCTATCAGGTGGTCTGGCTGGTCGAGGACATGACGACAGGAGTCGTGACCTCCGTGGCAGGCAGCACTGTTTCGGTAGTTCGCAACCCTTAA
- a CDS encoding SPOR domain-containing protein — protein sequence MSRAAGPRRWPDLMIGALVLLLLGGFGTLLLRPQPGAQGSAPATETSPTTDSAIPGAPGSDTAGREGTVGTAPITPPATTTTGAPSTTGTPPTETGAPETGTSGTGTTETGTVEAPVIAAAPIGTPDPALTGAAQTPATTDPDAAPATDDAAGTAPTDAAPAARTGGAVPTSEQRTPLRSDYRITLGTFSSGAAAQQAAQGVSALGYTVYPIDVAAGVVAQVGPFADETTAREALADVQRAYPGAVLYPPRNRSLSTPSTPAATTEATTDTAQTAPAEPATPAPAPTTPTYLQVGAFDRLESAQNLVQQLRDLGYNPTVNAPSGKKVTVLVGPYTGDPLTRTETRLQENGLDSFRVR from the coding sequence GTGAGCCGCGCCGCCGGACCCCGCCGCTGGCCCGACCTGATGATCGGCGCGCTGGTCCTGCTGCTGCTGGGCGGCTTCGGCACGCTGCTCCTGCGTCCCCAGCCGGGCGCGCAGGGCAGCGCCCCCGCCACGGAGACCAGCCCCACCACCGACAGCGCCATTCCCGGCGCGCCCGGCAGCGACACCGCGGGCCGTGAAGGGACGGTGGGCACCGCGCCCATCACCCCGCCAGCCACGACCACCACCGGCGCGCCGAGCACCACGGGCACCCCCCCCACCGAAACCGGCGCACCCGAGACCGGCACCAGCGGGACGGGCACCACCGAGACCGGTACGGTCGAGGCGCCGGTCATCGCCGCGGCCCCCATCGGCACCCCGGACCCCGCCCTGACCGGCGCCGCGCAGACCCCGGCCACCACCGATCCGGACGCCGCCCCCGCCACGGACGACGCCGCTGGCACCGCCCCCACCGACGCCGCGCCAGCGGCACGGACCGGCGGCGCCGTGCCCACCAGCGAGCAGCGCACCCCGCTGCGCAGCGACTACCGCATCACCCTGGGCACCTTCAGCAGCGGCGCCGCCGCCCAGCAGGCCGCGCAGGGCGTCAGCGCCCTCGGGTACACCGTGTACCCCATCGACGTCGCCGCCGGGGTCGTCGCGCAGGTCGGCCCGTTCGCCGACGAGACCACCGCCCGCGAGGCCCTCGCCGACGTGCAGCGCGCCTACCCCGGCGCGGTGCTCTACCCACCCAGGAACCGCAGCCTGAGCACCCCCAGCACGCCAGCGGCCACCACCGAGGCCACCACTGACACCGCTCAGACGGCCCCCGCCGAGCCCGCCACCCCGGCGCCCGCCCCCACCACGCCCACGTACCTGCAAGTCGGCGCGTTCGACCGCCTGGAAAGCGCGCAGAACCTCGTGCAGCAACTGCGCGACCTGGGCTACAACCCCACCGTGAACGCCCCCAGCGGCAAGAAAGTCACCGTGCTCGTCGGCCCCTACACCGGCGATCCCCTCACCCGCACCGAGACCCGACTTCAAGAGAACGGACTCGACAGCTTCCGGGTCCGCTGA
- a CDS encoding redox-sensing transcriptional repressor Rex produces the protein MAEIPTAAISRLVTYLRILEQLEVQDVSRTSSTDLAERAGVTAFQVRKDLAYFGRFGTRGMGYTVPILKRELVRVLGLNRTWNVVIVGVGRLGQAIANYPGASDYQFQYVGLFDVNPDLIGTHVRGLQVQHLDTLRDFTQTQTVDMGFLAVPPDRAQDAAQSLADASVKGILNFAPTVIQPRTIERPGHTDLSDEWRGVIVENVDFLAGMKRLAFYILNPHLKDAPTPEDPA, from the coding sequence GTGGCCGAAATCCCCACCGCCGCCATCAGCCGACTCGTCACGTACCTGCGCATCCTCGAACAACTCGAGGTGCAGGACGTCAGCCGCACCAGCAGCACCGACCTCGCCGAGCGCGCCGGCGTCACCGCCTTCCAGGTCCGCAAGGACCTCGCGTACTTCGGCCGCTTCGGCACGCGCGGCATGGGCTACACCGTTCCTATCCTGAAACGCGAACTCGTGCGGGTCCTGGGCCTGAACCGCACCTGGAACGTCGTCATCGTCGGCGTGGGCCGCCTCGGGCAGGCCATCGCCAACTACCCCGGCGCCAGCGACTACCAGTTCCAGTACGTCGGCCTGTTCGACGTGAACCCCGACCTGATCGGCACCCACGTCCGCGGCCTCCAGGTACAGCACCTCGACACCCTGCGCGACTTCACCCAGACGCAGACCGTCGACATGGGCTTCCTGGCCGTCCCACCCGACCGCGCACAGGACGCCGCACAATCGCTTGCAGACGCCAGCGTGAAAGGTATCCTGAACTTCGCCCCCACCGTCATTCAACCCCGCACCATCGAACGACCGGGCCACACCGACCTCAGCGACGAGTGGCGCGGCGTGATCGTGGAAAACGTCGACTTCCTCGCCGGCATGAAACGCCTCGCCTTCTACATCCTCAACCCCCACCTCAAAGACGCCCCCACCCCGGAGGACCCCGCATGA